AATATGAACTTCCAATAGATTATATAAATTTTTTAATGATAAACAACGGCTGTACTTTATTTGAAGATTCAAACTTTGGAGGTGAAATCCTTTTTTACAGATTAGAAGAAATTGAATCTAACACATATGAAGACAATGCAGAAGGATTTCTGAAAATTGGAACGATCTATCAAGAAAATATAATAATTAATCTCAAATTATATAAGAAAGGTGAACCAAATTATTTAATGGTAAAGGATCAACATGATCATTTTCTTGAAGCAATAAAATTAGAATCTAATTTCGAAATATGGTTTGATAGATTCATAATTTGCCAAGGCGAAAAATTTTGGAATTGGAAATATCAAACAGCAGAAAATTATTATAAAGAATAAATGAAATATCTCAACTTAATCAAATAATTAGGCAACTTCGTATAACAGCACCTTAACGCTTCGCTTCGGCACTTACGGCCTCGCTCGGTCTGCGACACATAGGCTTTCTGGCATTCGCCTTGCTTGCGCAAGCTACATGCCAGCCCCTAACGTCCCGTTACGGGACTCAGGGTCAGCCTACGTCGTTAAGGCTAGTTCGTTATATGCAATCGGTCAAAAAAATTATGAATGATCTACAACTAGTAGAAAGGAAAAAGCTAATAAATAGTCAAATACACGATCTTACACTTAAAAATTTAAAATATGGAAACGAAATTATATCTGAATATAATACAAATCTATTCGATTTAGAAAAAAGTCTTAAGTATCGTCTAAATTCCATAATTTTTCATGCAAAAGAAATAGAATTTCAAATAAACAATGTAAATAAATATCTAGATGATCAAATCAATTTTCATCTAAGAAGTGAGGACATTATAAAATATAATAATGAAACTTCAAACTTTACAGAAATATTATTATATTTGTTCGATGATCAAATATTTTCATCTGCGTCTTTCTTTGATTATTTAGCAAAACTATTTACAGTCATTTTTTCAAAAGAATTCAGTAGATATGATTGGAAAAAATTTATTAAAGAAATAAATAACAATACAATCTCTTGCGAAGAGAAAATATTGAAACTACTTAATGAAGAAAACGGAAAATTCATTAAACCTCTAAGTCAACATAGATCACAGATTATTCACAATTTAATGGATATGAGCAATCCTAGAGAAACAGTTAATTGGAATCAAAATAGCGGTCTGACTAAGAATCTAAACCCCTCTGTTCCTAAATTTTTTGAAGAGGAATTTATTGATTTTAAAATTCTGAACGAAAATAATCAACTTTCTCTAATCGATGCATCTAATTGGCTTTTGCATAACACCTTAGATAGCGTAGAAAGAATATTAATTACAATATCTGAATAAAATATACCAATAGACCGACTGCATATAACAGCGACTTTCCGCTACGCTTCGGCACAAGGCCTCGCTCGGCCTGCGGCAAATTGTCCTCCTGGCATTCGCCTTGCATACGCAAGCTACATGCCAGTCCCTAACGTCCCTTCGGGACTCAGGGTCGGACAACTTCGGAAAGTCTAGTTCGTTATGCGAAACTTGCAAAAAAAATGAATTCAGAATTTTTATATGAACTAGTGAACAATCCGAAGGAAAGTCTTTCCTTAGAACTTAAAAATTG
This Leptospira ellinghausenii DNA region includes the following protein-coding sequences:
- a CDS encoding SMI1/KNR4 family protein, encoding MKNGELIKLTLETLKKRLNKNSELVCQNANGSFSTGKCVFNQPIQYEEIIRFQTKLKYELPIDYINFLMINNGCTLFEDSNFGGEILFYRLEEIESNTYEDNAEGFLKIGTIYQENIIINLKLYKKGEPNYLMVKDQHDHFLEAIKLESNFEIWFDRFIICQGEKFWNWKYQTAENYYKE